The window CGGCCGGCTATGCCCTGGCGCGCTTCTCCTTCCGCGGCCAGAACACCTACCGTCTGCTGATCCTGCTGACCCGCGCCTTTCCGCTCGCCATCCTGGCGCTGCCGCTGACGGTCGCCTTTATTCGCGTCGGGCTCTACGACACGGCCTTCGGCGTCGGCCTGGTGCATACGGCGCTCGCCTTGCCTTTCGCCGCGCTGGTTTCCGCGAGCCTGTTCCAGGCGATCCCGCGCGAACTGGAGGAGGCGGCCTGGGTCTTCGGCTGCAGCCGCTGGCAGGCCTTCCGCAAGGTGGTGCTGCCGTTGGCTCTGCCCGGCATCGCCGCGGCGGCGATCTTCGCCTTCGTCATCTCCTGGAACGAGGTCTTCGCGGCCTCGGTCCTCTCGGTGAAGAACCGCACGCTCACCGCCTATCTCCTGACCGTGCTGGCGGAGTCGCCGCTGCATTTCCGCTTCGCCGGTGGCTTCCTGCTGATCCTGCCCTCGCTCGCCTTTATCTTCGCGGTCAGGAAATACCTGTTCGCGATGTGGGGCATCGCCAACCGCTGACGGGGACTGAATGGCCGAGATCACCATCGACGGCATCGCCAAATCCTTCGGCACAGCGCGAGCGCTGGAGCAGATCGACCTCACCGTCGCCGACGGCGAGTTCGTGGCGCTGCTCGGCCCCTCCGGCTGCGGCAAGACCACGCTGCTGCGGATCATCGCCGGGCTGGAAAGCGCGACGAGCGGACGCATCGTCATCGGCGAGCGCGACCTGACCGAGGTGCCGACGCGCCGGCGCGGGCTCGCCATGGTGTTCCAGAACTATGCGGTCTTCCCGCATATGAACGTCTACGAGAACGTCGCCTTCGGCCTGCGCATGCAGGGCGCCGACGAGGCACGCATCAAGGCCCGCGTCGGCAAGGCGACGGAGCTCCTTCACATCACGCCTTATCTCGACCGCTATCCGGCGAAGCTCTCCGGCGGGCAGCGCCAGCGCGTCGCCGTGGCGCGTGCGCTCGCCGTCGAGCCGCCGGTATTGCTGATGGACGAGCCGCTCTCCAATCTCGATGCGCTGCTGCGTCTGGAGATGCGCGCCGAGCTCAAGGCGGTGCTGCGCGAGGCCAGGACCACGACGATCTACGTCACCCACGACCAGACCGAGGCGATGGGGCTGGCCGACCGGATCGCCGTCATGCATGGCGGGCGCATCGAGCAGATCGACCGGCCGACCGCAGTCTATGAGCGCCCGGCCACCATCTTCGTCGGCGGCTTCGTCGGCAGCCCGCCGATGAACTTCCTGCCGGTCACCATCGTGAATTCGCGACTGGAGCTGCCGGGCTCGAGCCTGCCGGCGCCGCAAGCCTCCGGCGCGTTGCTGATGGGCATCAGGGCGGAGGACCTGACGCCGGTCGCCGACGGCGAGGGCCTGCCCTTCGACATCGCGGTGGTCGAGCCGCTCGGCGCGCATGATCTCGTCACCGGCCGCAGCGGGCAGACGCTGCTGCGCGTGGCGGCCCCGGCCGGCAGCGGACACAAGCCCGGCACGAGGATCGGCCTCAGGCCCGACCCGAAACGACTGGTCTGGATGGATCCGGCATCGGGCCGGGCGATCCAGGCGCAATGACGGACCTTTGAGACGATGACGATCGATATCGAAGCGGCCCGCGCCATCCTGCGTGCCAATGACCGCGGCGGCTACACGGTTCCGACCGACCGGCTCTACCCGTTCCAGTGGAACTGGGATTCGGCCTTCGTCGCGATGGGCTGGGCGACCTTCGACAAGGAGCGCGCCTGGCGCGAGCTGGAGCGGCTGGTCGAGGGCCAATGGGATGACGGCATGGTGCCGCATATCGTCTTCCATGCGCCGAGCGACGACTATTTCCCGGGGCCGGACGTCTGGCGCACCCGCCATGCCATCCCGACTTCGGGCATCACCCAGCCGCCGGTCTTCGCCACGGCGCTGCGCCGCGTCTTCGAGATCGCACGGGGCCCTGACGCACAGGCACGAGCCGCCCGGCTCTATCGCTGCGCGCTCGCCTCGCATGACTGGTGGGAGAAGGCCCGCGATCCGGAAGGGACCGGCCTCGTCGCCATTCTGCATCCCTGGGAATCGGGCATGGACAACAGCCCGGCCTGGGACGAGGCCATGGCGCGCCTGACGCTTCAGCCGACGACGCCGATCCGGCGCCGCGACACCTCCCATATCGGCGCCGAGATGCGTCCGCGTGATGAGGACTATCGCCGCTTCATCGCACTGGTCGACCTCTATGCCGAGCTCGGCTGGGAACCCGCAGCGATGTGGCAGGCTTCGCCCTTCAAGCTCGTCGACGTCGCGACCAATGCCATCCTGCACAAGGCGGAAGAGGATTTGCTGGTGCTGGCCGAGAAGTTCGGCAGCGACGCAGAACGCAGCCGGATCGAGGCGCGGATGGCGCGCCGGGCCGCGGCCTTCGCCGTGCTCTGGAACCAGGATCGGCGGATTTACCAGGCACTCGACCTCGGCACGGGCACGGCGGTCAGCGCCTCGACATCAGCCGGCCTGCTGCCGCTGTTCGCAGGTATCCCCTCGGCCGAGCAGGCCGCCGCACTCGCCGAGGAGCTCGAAAGCTGGCTCGCCAGGGTGCCCTATCCGGTGCCGAGCACCTCGCCGCTCGATCCCCGCTTCGAGCCGAAGCGCTACTGGCGCGGACCGATCTGGGCGGTGGTGAACTTCATGATCGCCGAGGGCTTCGAGCGCTACGGACATGGGGCTCTCGCCAGCCGGATTCATGTGGCGACGCAGACCCTGATGCGGGATGGCGGCATCGCCGAATATTTCGATCCGACTTCCGGAGAAGGACTGGGCGGAGGACAGTTCTCCTGGACGGCGGCGATCGGCCTTTTGATGATCGATCAACCGACCCCCTAGGCGGCGCCGGTCAGCCGAGGCGCATCGACAATTCGACGTCCTCGGCGAAGGGGACGGACAGGTAGCCGCTGCCGGGCGCGCGCACCCGCTGGAGGTATTCCGGGGAGTCGTCGGCATTGTCCGCGATGACGAACGAGCCGGGACGGAGACTGCCCTCCACCAGGTCGAGGATGTCGGGATAGAGCGATTTGGCGCCGTCGAGCAGCAACAGATCGACCTGTCCGGGGAGATCGGCCCTGAGCGTCTTCAGCGCATCGCCCTGCCTGATCTCGACGAGGTCGGCGAGACCGCCGGCGTTCAGGTGCTCGCGAGCCCGCGCCACCTTCGCGGGCTCGAACTCGGTGGTGATCAACTGTCCCCCGCCATTGTCACGCAAGGCGGCGGCGAGATGCAGGGTCGAGATGCCGAAGGAGGTGCCGAACTCGACGATCGCCCTCGCCCGGCTGCTGCGCGCCAGCATGTAGAGCAGCAGGCCCGTCTCTCGCGAAACCGGAAGCCAGAGATCCTTCAGGCGACCATAGAGGTCGAGATATTCGGTCTTGCTGCGCATGAGGCGCTCGCGCTCCTCACGCGAGAAGCCCACCAGCGCAGGACTGGGGGTTGCGTTCGCCAGCTCGAACAGCTGGTCCAGGAGGGGCGCCAGCGGCGCCGCTGTCAGGGTCGTCATAGGAATTGCTCCGATCGGGTTCTTGTCTCGGAGCCAAAAAATACGAATAATTCATCGCGTTTCCTATTCGCATTGGCGGAGCGCGCCATGGCTGATCAGCCAACCTCCCGGATTTCCTCACGAAAAGCGCCGAAACAGGCCCGTTCGGCGGAGTTGGTCTCGGCCATTCTGGAAGCGGCTGTTCAGGTTTTGGCGCAGGAGGGCGCGCAGCGTTTCACCACGGCACGAGTGGCCGAGAAGGCCGGCGTCAGCGTCGGCTCGCTGTATCAGTATTTCCCGAACAAGGCGGCCATCCTGTTCCGGCTGCAGAGCGATGAATGGCGGCAGACCAACGCGATGCTGACCGGCATCCTCGGCGATGCCACCAAGCCGCCGCTCGCCCGCCTGCGGACGCTGGTCCATGCCTTCATCCGGTCCGAATGCGACGAGGCTGCGGTGCGTATCGCACTCAACGATGCGGCGCCTCTATACCGCGACACTCCCGAGGCGCGGGAGGCGCGCGCGGCCGGCAGCCGGCTTTTCGAGACGTTCATGGCGGCGGCGCTGCCAGCTGCTTCGACCGGTGAACGCGCCCTGGCTAAAAATCTCATCACCATGACGCTTAGCGCCGTTGGCAAGGAGTTCTCGGAAACTGCGCGGACCGATGCCGAAATCCAGGCCAATTCCGACGCGCTTGCCGACATGTTTTGCGCCTATCTGCGCCATCTGGAGCAACCCCGCGGATGAAGCGGGGCAAATATGCGTCGCCTCGTTCATACTTTCTCGTCGCGGGTGAGGCGCCAGAGGAGATAGATACCGCCGAGCAACCCGGTCGTCAGTCCGATCGGCAGGTTGAGGCCGGACGGAAAGCGCTGGCTGATCAGATCCGCCGCCAGCAGCAGGACCGCGCCCATCGCCGCCCCGGGCAGCAGCGGTACGTCGGGCGAGCGGCAGAGGCGCCTGGCGAGTTGCGGCCCCGCCAGGGCGATGAAGGCGATCGGCCCGGCTGCTGCGGTCGCCATCGCGGTCAGGCCGACGGCCGTCATCACCATGGCGAGCCGCGTGCGCTCGACGGCAACGCCGAGCTGGCTGGCGGCGTCGTCGCCCATTTCGAGCAAGGCGAGGCGCCGGGCGTACAGGAGCGCAATCGGCACGATCAGCACGAGGCTAAGCGCAGCCGGCACGGCATGCGACCAGCTGCGTGCGGTGAGCGAACCCGCCAGCCAGAGCTGGGCGGAGACCGAACGATCGAGATCGCTCGCCACCAGCAGCACCGTGTTGACACCCGAAAGGGTCGCGCCGACGCCGATCCCGACCAGCACTAGCCGATAACCCCCGGTGACACGCCCCTTCAACGCAAGCAGGAAGACGAGTGCCGCCGTCCCTATTCCAGACAGCACAGCGGCCAGCGAGACGGCGAAGGGGCCGGCGCCGAACAGGATGATCTGCACGATCGCACCGGTCGCCGCACCGGTAGTGAAGCCGATGATATCGGGCGAACCCAGGGGATTGCGCGAGATCGACTGGAAGATCGCGCCCGCCATGCCGAGCGCCGCCCCGACGCAAGCCGCGGTGACGACGCGCGGCACCCGCAAGCCCCAGACCACGCGCTCGGCCATCTGGTTCTCGCCCCCTCCGAACAGGGCAGCGACGACTTCCGCCGGCGTGAAGGCGAGCGTGCCTGTACCGAGCAGGACGACGACGAGCGCGAGGCCGATACCGGCGAGCACGACGCAGACCAGCGCGGTCCGCGGACGCCAGAGCAGGGAGAAAGGGCCGATCCGGAGCACCACGGGCATGCTCATGGCCGGCTCACCCGGAAGCGGCGGACCGCCATGATAAAGAAGGGACCGCCGATCAAAGCGACGACAATTCCGGCCGCAACCTCCGAGGGGGCGGCGACCACACGCCCGACCAAGTCAGCACCAAGCAACAGGATCGCCGCGAAGAGCGCCGAGCAAGGCAGGATCCAGCGATGGTCCGGGCCGGCAACGGCTCGCGCCAGATGCGGCGCGATCAAGCCGACGAAGCCGATCGGCCCGGCTGCGGCGGTAGCAGCTCCCGCCAGCAGCATCACCGCTAGGCATGCGAAGAGCCAGATCGTGCGCGGCGCGGCGCCAACCGCCTGGCCGAGCTCCTGGCCCAGCGCCAGTACGTTGAGACCGCCGACGATCGTCAGGGCGACGACGAGACCTGCCGCGACCATGACGGCCAACACTGCGACGGCTTCGAAGCTCGCGCTCTCCACCGAACCGGCGGCCCAGTGCCGGAAATCGTCGAAGGCGGTCGGCGGCGCGTTGAGGATGACAATGCCGGTTATCGCGCCGAGCACGACCGAGAGGCCCGCCCCCGCGAGCACGAGCCGGACGGGATTGGTTCCGGTCTCATGCGCCCGCCCGAGCAGGAACACGGCGGCGCCGGCGAGCCCGGCGCCAAGGATGGCGAGCCAGACATAGTGCGCCGGGCGCGTCAGGCCGAGAAGCGTCACCGCGAGGACGACGGCGACTGCTGCACCGGCATTGATGCCGAGCAGGCCCGGCTCGGCCAGGGCGTTGCGTGTGACAGCCTGCATGATCGCCCCGGCGAGGCCCAGCGCCGCACCGGCGAGAACGGCCGTTATCAGGCGCGGAACGCGCAATTCCCAGATCACCAGATGCAGATCGTTGCGCGGATCATAGGCCCGCAGCGCATCGATCATGACCGCCAGCGGGATCGACCGCGAACCGATGACCAGGCTGGCGAGCGCCAGTACAGCGAGCGCCGCCAGGCCGACGGCGAGCCAGCGCCGGCGCCGAACTTGCCTCATGGCTTGGCGAAGCTCTCGCGCAACTGCTCGAGAATCTGGCGTCCGGAATAGGGGTCGATGCGGAAGGAGGTCAGCCCGAGCGGGTAAACCCGCTTGCCGAGCACAGCGGGATGGTTGGCCAGCACCGGTTCGGCCAGGAAGGCTTCGACATCCTTTTTTGTGGCCCGCAATAGGAAGACGGTGTCGGCCGCGATCGCGGCCGAAAGGTTCTCGCGCGAGAAGAACTCGAAGTCGGATGGGCGCGCCGAATTCGGCTTCAGCTCCGCCGGCAGGCCGACGACCTCGAAGCCCAGCCCTGAGGCCAGTTTGGAGACCGGGCTCGTCAGGCGCGCCACCGAATAGCTCCCGGCGATGTTGTAGCCGACGATACTGACCTTCGTACCCTTCGCGGCGATCGTGCCGGCTGCTGCGGCGAGATCGGCATCGAAACGGCC is drawn from Bosea sp. Tri-49 and contains these coding sequences:
- a CDS encoding carbohydrate ABC transporter permease: MSGLKRTVFWTGVVALCAWVLVPIWLIALGAFGGRTGVFRWPKSLWPADASLAALQTFLAVEGVWPAMVNSIIAALTCMALSIGLGAPAGYALARFSFRGQNTYRLLILLTRAFPLAILALPLTVAFIRVGLYDTAFGVGLVHTALALPFAALVSASLFQAIPRELEEAAWVFGCSRWQAFRKVVLPLALPGIAAAAIFAFVISWNEVFAASVLSVKNRTLTAYLLTVLAESPLHFRFAGGFLLILPSLAFIFAVRKYLFAMWGIANR
- a CDS encoding ABC transporter ATP-binding protein, with amino-acid sequence MAEITIDGIAKSFGTARALEQIDLTVADGEFVALLGPSGCGKTTLLRIIAGLESATSGRIVIGERDLTEVPTRRRGLAMVFQNYAVFPHMNVYENVAFGLRMQGADEARIKARVGKATELLHITPYLDRYPAKLSGGQRQRVAVARALAVEPPVLLMDEPLSNLDALLRLEMRAELKAVLREARTTTIYVTHDQTEAMGLADRIAVMHGGRIEQIDRPTAVYERPATIFVGGFVGSPPMNFLPVTIVNSRLELPGSSLPAPQASGALLMGIRAEDLTPVADGEGLPFDIAVVEPLGAHDLVTGRSGQTLLRVAAPAGSGHKPGTRIGLRPDPKRLVWMDPASGRAIQAQ
- a CDS encoding MGH1-like glycoside hydrolase domain-containing protein, with product MTIDIEAARAILRANDRGGYTVPTDRLYPFQWNWDSAFVAMGWATFDKERAWRELERLVEGQWDDGMVPHIVFHAPSDDYFPGPDVWRTRHAIPTSGITQPPVFATALRRVFEIARGPDAQARAARLYRCALASHDWWEKARDPEGTGLVAILHPWESGMDNSPAWDEAMARLTLQPTTPIRRRDTSHIGAEMRPRDEDYRRFIALVDLYAELGWEPAAMWQASPFKLVDVATNAILHKAEEDLLVLAEKFGSDAERSRIEARMARRAAAFAVLWNQDRRIYQALDLGTGTAVSASTSAGLLPLFAGIPSAEQAAALAEELESWLARVPYPVPSTSPLDPRFEPKRYWRGPIWAVVNFMIAEGFERYGHGALASRIHVATQTLMRDGGIAEYFDPTSGEGLGGGQFSWTAAIGLLMIDQPTP
- a CDS encoding O-methyltransferase, encoding MTTLTAAPLAPLLDQLFELANATPSPALVGFSREERERLMRSKTEYLDLYGRLKDLWLPVSRETGLLLYMLARSSRARAIVEFGTSFGISTLHLAAALRDNGGGQLITTEFEPAKVARAREHLNAGGLADLVEIRQGDALKTLRADLPGQVDLLLLDGAKSLYPDILDLVEGSLRPGSFVIADNADDSPEYLQRVRAPGSGYLSVPFAEDVELSMRLG
- a CDS encoding TetR family transcriptional regulator, which translates into the protein MADQPTSRISSRKAPKQARSAELVSAILEAAVQVLAQEGAQRFTTARVAEKAGVSVGSLYQYFPNKAAILFRLQSDEWRQTNAMLTGILGDATKPPLARLRTLVHAFIRSECDEAAVRIALNDAAPLYRDTPEAREARAAGSRLFETFMAAALPAASTGERALAKNLITMTLSAVGKEFSETARTDAEIQANSDALADMFCAYLRHLEQPRG
- a CDS encoding FecCD family ABC transporter permease; amino-acid sequence: MSMPVVLRIGPFSLLWRPRTALVCVVLAGIGLALVVVLLGTGTLAFTPAEVVAALFGGGENQMAERVVWGLRVPRVVTAACVGAALGMAGAIFQSISRNPLGSPDIIGFTTGAATGAIVQIILFGAGPFAVSLAAVLSGIGTAALVFLLALKGRVTGGYRLVLVGIGVGATLSGVNTVLLVASDLDRSVSAQLWLAGSLTARSWSHAVPAALSLVLIVPIALLYARRLALLEMGDDAASQLGVAVERTRLAMVMTAVGLTAMATAAAGPIAFIALAGPQLARRLCRSPDVPLLPGAAMGAVLLLAADLISQRFPSGLNLPIGLTTGLLGGIYLLWRLTRDEKV
- a CDS encoding FecCD family ABC transporter permease → MRQVRRRRWLAVGLAALAVLALASLVIGSRSIPLAVMIDALRAYDPRNDLHLVIWELRVPRLITAVLAGAALGLAGAIMQAVTRNALAEPGLLGINAGAAVAVVLAVTLLGLTRPAHYVWLAILGAGLAGAAVFLLGRAHETGTNPVRLVLAGAGLSVVLGAITGIVILNAPPTAFDDFRHWAAGSVESASFEAVAVLAVMVAAGLVVALTIVGGLNVLALGQELGQAVGAAPRTIWLFACLAVMLLAGAATAAAGPIGFVGLIAPHLARAVAGPDHRWILPCSALFAAILLLGADLVGRVVAAPSEVAAGIVVALIGGPFFIMAVRRFRVSRP